In Leptotrichia hongkongensis, one genomic interval encodes:
- a CDS encoding Type 1 glutamine amidotransferase-like domain-containing protein translates to MSKLFLTSYLAGTKNLVKEFLKDVPEKEITFVPTASNPEDYKGYVDEAKQAFLKLGFSINILDISKTEKQKIENILKDTKILYVSGGNIFYLLQELKRKKILDTIKDKISNGMLYIGESAGAIIPSKNIEYTQIMDNKEIAPDLDNYEAMNITDFYIVPHNNEFPFVESTKETIKIYGSKLNLLPISNSEAVFVNGKDFVVKNDDK, encoded by the coding sequence ATGAGTAAATTATTTTTGACATCATATTTAGCAGGAACGAAAAATTTAGTGAAAGAATTTTTAAAAGATGTACCAGAAAAAGAAATTACGTTTGTTCCTACTGCTTCAAACCCTGAAGATTATAAAGGATATGTAGACGAAGCTAAGCAAGCATTTTTGAAATTGGGATTTTCAATAAATATTTTAGATATTTCAAAAACAGAAAAACAAAAAATAGAAAATATATTGAAAGATACAAAAATTTTGTATGTATCAGGTGGAAATATATTTTATCTATTGCAGGAACTAAAACGTAAAAAAATTTTAGATACTATCAAAGACAAAATATCAAATGGAATGCTTTATATAGGAGAATCGGCTGGAGCGATTATTCCTTCTAAAAATATAGAATACACTCAGATAATGGATAATAAGGAAATTGCTCCTGATTTGGATAATTATGAAGCAATGAATATTACAGATTTTTATATTGTGCCACATAATAATGAATTTCCATTTGTCGAAAGTACAAAAGAAACTATAAAAATTTATGGAAGTAAATTAAATTTACTTCCAATAAGCAATAGTGAGGCAGTTTTTGTAAATGGAAAAGATTTTGTTGTAAAAAATGATGATAAATAA
- a CDS encoding prephenate dehydrogenase — protein sequence MKKIENLTVTIVGLGVIGAAFAQSFKEIGIKTVYGIDIDEETIKKAEEKNIINKGFLETKEPLEKSDFVVITLYPNLMKSFFVNNINYFKENAIITDVVGIKEKIIKDIDPIIEKSGRNIDFIFGHPMAGREKRGIDFADSRVFKDANYIIIKDEKNKKENLELFSEIVKCMGFKKVSFLTAQEHDEIIAFTSQLTHAIAVSLVNSDSEKYDTNRFIGDSYRDLTRIAKINEDLWAELFIGNKKNLLKMIQQFERELDVIKDALNDNDLGTLKEKFIISTKRREKID from the coding sequence TTGAAAAAAATAGAAAATTTAACAGTAACAATAGTAGGACTCGGAGTAATTGGAGCAGCTTTTGCACAAAGTTTTAAGGAAATTGGTATTAAGACTGTTTATGGAATTGATATTGATGAGGAAACGATAAAGAAGGCAGAAGAGAAAAATATTATAAACAAAGGATTTCTAGAAACTAAAGAACCTTTGGAAAAGTCAGATTTTGTGGTAATTACTCTTTATCCAAATTTGATGAAGTCGTTTTTTGTGAATAATATTAATTATTTTAAGGAAAATGCCATAATTACGGATGTTGTTGGAATTAAAGAGAAAATTATTAAAGATATTGATCCAATTATTGAGAAGAGTGGAAGAAATATTGACTTCATTTTTGGACATCCTATGGCAGGACGTGAGAAACGTGGGATTGATTTTGCAGATAGTAGAGTGTTTAAAGATGCCAATTATATAATTATTAAGGATGAAAAAAATAAAAAAGAAAATCTAGAACTGTTCTCAGAAATTGTAAAATGCATGGGTTTTAAGAAAGTCAGTTTTCTTACGGCACAGGAACACGATGAGATTATTGCGTTTACGAGCCAGCTTACCCACGCAATTGCGGTTTCGCTTGTAAATAGTGATAGTGAAAAGTACGATACGAATCGTTTTATTGGGGATTCTTATCGGGATTTGACGAGAATTGCGAAAATAAACGAGGATTTGTGGGCAGAACTTTTTATAGGTAATAAAAAAAATCTCTTAAAGATGATACAGCAGTTTGAAAGAGAGCTAGATGTAATAAAAGATGCATTGAATGATAATGATTTAGGAACTTTAAAGGAAAAATTTATAATTTCAACAAAACGGCGAGAAAAGATTGACTAA
- the aroF gene encoding 3-deoxy-7-phosphoheptulonate synthase: MIIKVDGGISEKILENLVNRLETENNVSVKLINGKEYSILGLVGDISTIDIKHIQSLDYVLDVQRVQEPYKRASRKFKPEDTIVKVGNVEIGGNSLVMMAGPCSVENEKQIIDTAKAVKAAGANILRGGVVKPRTSPYAFQGLGMEGIELMKKAKEETGLPIICEVMSIAQLHEFGPHLDMIQLGARNMQNFDLLKEVGKTNIPVLLKRGLSATIEEWLMSAEYILAGGNENVVLCERGIRTYETAYRNVLDLNAVPMIKKLTHLPIIVDSAHATGKYWMVKPLAMAGIAVGADGLMVEVHPEPDKALSDGPQSLKFEVFDDLMQDVEKIANVLGKSFK, encoded by the coding sequence ATGATTATTAAAGTAGACGGTGGAATAAGTGAAAAAATCTTGGAAAATTTAGTAAATAGATTGGAAACGGAGAATAATGTGAGTGTTAAATTAATTAATGGCAAAGAATATTCAATTTTAGGATTAGTTGGAGATATCAGCACAATCGATATAAAACATATCCAGTCGCTAGATTATGTGCTGGATGTACAAAGAGTACAAGAGCCTTATAAGAGAGCAAGTAGAAAATTTAAACCAGAAGACACTATTGTAAAAGTGGGAAATGTAGAAATTGGGGGAAATAGCCTTGTGATGATGGCAGGACCTTGTTCTGTGGAAAACGAAAAACAAATTATTGATACAGCAAAAGCTGTAAAAGCTGCTGGAGCAAATATCTTAAGAGGTGGAGTTGTTAAACCTAGAACGTCGCCTTATGCCTTTCAAGGATTAGGGATGGAAGGTATTGAATTGATGAAAAAAGCAAAAGAAGAAACAGGACTTCCAATAATATGCGAAGTTATGTCAATTGCTCAATTGCATGAATTTGGTCCACATCTTGATATGATTCAGTTAGGTGCGAGAAATATGCAAAATTTTGATTTGCTGAAAGAAGTTGGGAAAACAAATATTCCAGTACTGTTAAAAAGAGGATTGAGTGCAACAATTGAAGAATGGTTAATGTCGGCAGAATACATTTTGGCTGGCGGAAATGAAAATGTAGTTCTTTGTGAAAGAGGAATCAGAACTTATGAAACAGCATACAGAAATGTATTAGACTTGAATGCAGTACCTATGATTAAAAAATTGACACATTTGCCAATAATTGTAGATTCAGCTCATGCAACTGGGAAATACTGGATGGTAAAACCTCTTGCGATGGCAGGAATTGCTGTTGGAGCAGATGGATTAATGGTAGAAGTACATCCTGAGCCAGACAAGGCATTGTCAGATGGGCCTCAATCATTGAAATTTGAAGTGTTTGATGACTTGATGCAGGATGTGGAGAAGATTGCGAATGTGTTGGGGAAAAGTTTTAAATAA
- a CDS encoding tetratricopeptide repeat protein: MKGKWLLLLILIFSINSFSKETYTKEEKQYLKQIEKGDKDSLLKLSDYYLRNRKFEESEKLLLKYEKENNNLGNSRETKEKIISFYRYWRDSIVLSVLKVNIEKTKELEEKIIERYNELIKSGDIKALNDLGEFYIWIKQDEKGNKLLKEAADKGYKPAQETLERQKKDKSFGEQKLQEYENNYKETGDVRDLRMLAYSYVSLKKYDLAEKTYLQLIELEDYQPDYASLAQMYDYKTQNYENAIKYYKLAIEKISNKTQKFDARDYWIRIGDMYFLQGNFIEAEKAYKNSMAFKHATDGKTYERNMLIEIYKSQGRTEEMKKLEKQNKSWWNN, from the coding sequence ATGAAAGGAAAATGGCTATTATTACTAATTTTAATTTTTTCGATTAATTCTTTTTCTAAAGAAACTTATACTAAAGAAGAAAAACAATATTTAAAGCAAATTGAAAAAGGAGATAAGGATTCACTGTTAAAATTAAGTGATTATTATTTGCGAAATAGAAAATTTGAAGAATCTGAAAAATTATTATTAAAATATGAAAAAGAAAATAATAACTTAGGAAATAGTAGAGAAACAAAAGAAAAAATTATTTCATTCTATAGGTATTGGAGAGATTCAATAGTGCTTTCAGTTTTAAAAGTAAATATAGAGAAAACTAAAGAATTAGAAGAAAAAATTATTGAACGGTATAATGAATTAATAAAATCTGGTGATATAAAAGCGTTAAATGATCTGGGAGAATTTTATATTTGGATAAAACAAGATGAAAAAGGAAATAAATTGTTAAAAGAAGCTGCTGATAAAGGATATAAACCAGCTCAAGAAACTTTAGAAAGACAGAAGAAAGATAAAAGTTTTGGTGAACAAAAATTACAAGAATATGAAAATAATTATAAGGAAACAGGTGATGTTAGAGATTTGAGAATGTTAGCATATTCTTATGTAAGTTTAAAAAAATATGATTTAGCAGAAAAAACTTATTTACAGTTAATTGAATTAGAAGACTATCAACCTGATTATGCTTCATTAGCCCAAATGTATGATTATAAAACTCAAAATTATGAAAATGCCATAAAGTATTACAAATTGGCAATAGAAAAAATATCGAATAAAACTCAAAAATTTGATGCTAGAGATTATTGGATTAGAATAGGAGATATGTATTTTTTACAAGGTAATTTTATTGAAGCTGAAAAGGCGTATAAAAATTCTATGGCATTTAAGCATGCAACTGATGGTAAAACATACGAGCGAAATATGTTAATAGAAATTTATAAGTCGCAAGGAAGAACAGAGGAAATGAAAAAATTGGAAAAGCAAAATAAAAGCTGGTGGAATAATTAA
- the aroA gene encoding 3-phosphoshikimate 1-carboxyvinyltransferase codes for MKIKIKPSILNGKIEIPPSKSYSHRAVIAAALAEGGKKSKIDNLKFSVDITTTTDIMENWGAKINQEESSLEIIGNGGKVIPKDKYVQCNESGSTIRFLIPIGITDENELIFDGKGKLVDRPLDSYYRIFDKQGIFYKNENGKLPLTVNGKLKAGNYEIDGNISSQFITGLLYALPLLDGDSKLTINKNLESKGYIDLTLEILKLAGIEIVNNNYKSFDIKGNQIYRPFDYTVEGDYSQVAFWIVAGIISANKDNEVKCLHVNKNSLQGDREIIEIVKRMGANIEIFDNYVLVRPSKTKGTVIDISQCPDIGPILTVLGALSEGETRIINGERLRIKESDRITSIKTELNKLGANVAEEGDSLIIQGVEGFKGGVTVNAWNDHRIAMSLAIASTRCEKEIILEEAESVRKSYPHFWDDFVKMGGEIEKDC; via the coding sequence ATGAAAATAAAAATAAAACCAAGCATATTAAATGGAAAAATAGAAATTCCACCATCTAAAAGTTATTCGCACAGAGCGGTGATTGCGGCTGCATTAGCTGAAGGCGGGAAGAAGTCAAAGATTGATAATTTGAAGTTCTCGGTGGATATTACAACAACAACGGATATTATGGAAAACTGGGGAGCGAAAATCAATCAAGAGGAAAGTTCTCTTGAAATTATTGGAAATGGCGGAAAAGTCATTCCAAAGGATAAGTATGTGCAATGTAATGAATCGGGATCTACAATCAGGTTTTTGATACCGATTGGGATTACAGATGAAAATGAACTGATTTTTGATGGAAAAGGGAAACTAGTAGACAGACCGCTTGACTCGTATTATAGGATTTTTGATAAGCAGGGAATTTTTTATAAAAATGAGAATGGAAAATTGCCTCTTACAGTAAATGGAAAATTGAAGGCAGGGAATTATGAAATTGATGGAAATATAAGTTCACAGTTTATTACTGGACTTTTGTATGCCTTGCCACTCTTGGACGGAGATTCAAAGCTGACTATTAATAAGAATTTGGAGTCTAAGGGATATATTGATTTGACATTGGAAATATTGAAACTGGCAGGAATTGAGATTGTGAACAATAACTATAAGAGTTTTGATATAAAGGGAAATCAAATTTATAGGCCGTTTGATTATACTGTTGAGGGGGATTACTCGCAAGTGGCGTTTTGGATTGTGGCTGGAATAATTTCTGCAAATAAGGATAATGAAGTGAAATGTCTGCATGTGAATAAGAATTCGCTACAAGGCGACAGGGAAATAATAGAAATTGTTAAAAGAATGGGAGCAAATATCGAGATTTTCGATAATTATGTACTTGTGAGACCTTCTAAAACTAAAGGAACAGTAATTGATATTTCGCAATGTCCTGATATTGGGCCAATTTTGACAGTATTAGGAGCCTTGAGTGAAGGGGAAACTAGAATTATTAATGGGGAAAGACTTAGAATAAAGGAGTCAGATAGAATAACTTCAATAAAGACAGAACTGAATAAACTCGGAGCGAATGTAGCTGAGGAAGGGGACAGTTTAATAATTCAAGGTGTAGAAGGATTTAAAGGTGGAGTTACAGTAAATGCATGGAATGACCATAGAATTGCAATGTCGCTTGCGATTGCTTCGACAAGATGTGAAAAGGAAATAATTCTGGAAGAGGCTGAAAGTGTTAGAAAATCTTATCCGCATTTTTGGGATGATTTTGTGAAAATGGGTGGAGAAATAGAGAAAGATTGCTAA
- a CDS encoding DUF2262 domain-containing protein, with the protein MSDAIKDEVFGEIKNFETEVEWLGRKIGVSFDDGIGHNWSEEKKVEEVKGAIEQFKIMYLNQKERDERIRDRIVEDLHWLAEDWFSSVDEEDVDEMIEILEKNSNSKFTKKEKEELKELKVSKEVFKNGIYLEGVRITSNGDFSVYYYDNEVFFAGHGIELMGNISGEFKYKAKL; encoded by the coding sequence ATGAGTGATGCTATAAAAGATGAAGTTTTTGGAGAAATAAAAAATTTTGAAACTGAAGTTGAGTGGCTTGGGAGAAAAATAGGTGTGAGTTTTGATGATGGAATTGGGCATAATTGGAGTGAAGAGAAAAAAGTAGAAGAAGTTAAAGGGGCAATTGAACAATTTAAAATTATGTATCTCAATCAAAAAGAACGGGATGAGAGAATAAGGGATAGAATTGTGGAAGATTTGCATTGGTTAGCGGAAGATTGGTTTTCTTCAGTAGATGAGGAAGATGTTGATGAAATGATAGAAATACTTGAAAAAAATTCAAATTCTAAATTTACGAAAAAAGAAAAGGAAGAGTTAAAAGAACTGAAAGTTTCAAAAGAAGTTTTTAAAAATGGGATTTATCTTGAAGGGGTGCGTATAACTTCTAATGGAGATTTTTCGGTGTACTATTATGATAATGAAGTGTTTTTTGCAGGCCATGGGATTGAATTAATGGGAAATATTAGTGGGGAGTTTAAATATAAAGCGAAATTGTAG
- a CDS encoding M23 family metallopeptidase: MDNENKNLDNKIEEKHEVKNSKFSKKKGIIWGIIALLILGIIVFGMMFSRKNISSGKNIVNEEEDDKIFRINPVKNPQVTYYNFRGEVYPDWAKFGLTRSNGARGHQGIDIFALPGSDVYAVLDGKIVDMYVDKTGYGLNFYLEVDPKELEKIKRKNYKPKESAREWAYSPNYDPNTMQVKYIRYCHLSEVNIKIGDTVKAGQVIAKTGTTGNASGTHAPHLHFEIAFEMRGKGLINRVDPEMYFKIKNGDKMTKQEINVQTEAAKTEWFETKGYDTGFRDKSIFLENKSTLENDKKTIIKHKIKQRKKFK, encoded by the coding sequence ATGGATAATGAAAATAAGAATTTAGACAATAAAATTGAAGAAAAGCATGAAGTGAAAAATTCAAAATTTAGCAAGAAAAAAGGGATAATTTGGGGAATAATAGCTTTATTAATTTTAGGGATTATTGTTTTCGGAATGATGTTTAGCAGAAAAAATATTAGTTCTGGGAAAAATATTGTGAATGAAGAGGAAGATGACAAAATTTTTAGGATTAATCCAGTAAAAAATCCGCAAGTTACCTATTATAATTTTCGTGGTGAAGTTTATCCTGACTGGGCTAAATTTGGACTTACTCGAAGTAACGGAGCGAGAGGACATCAAGGAATTGATATTTTTGCATTGCCAGGGTCAGATGTTTATGCTGTGCTGGATGGTAAAATTGTGGATATGTATGTGGATAAAACTGGATATGGATTAAATTTCTACTTGGAAGTCGATCCAAAGGAACTTGAAAAAATAAAAAGAAAAAATTATAAACCTAAAGAAAGTGCAAGAGAATGGGCATACAGCCCAAATTATGATCCTAATACAATGCAAGTAAAATACATTAGATATTGCCATTTAAGTGAAGTGAATATAAAAATCGGAGATACAGTAAAGGCTGGGCAAGTGATTGCCAAAACAGGTACAACTGGAAATGCAAGTGGAACACACGCTCCTCATCTGCATTTTGAGATAGCCTTTGAAATGAGAGGAAAAGGACTTATAAACAGAGTTGATCCAGAAATGTACTTTAAAATAAAAAATGGAGACAAAATGACAAAACAAGAGATAAATGTCCAGACTGAAGCAGCTAAAACAGAATGGTTTGAAACAAAGGGCTATGATACTGGATTTAGAGATAAAAGTATATTTTTAGAAAATAAAAGTACTCTTGAAAATGATAAAAAAACAATTATTAAACATAAAATAAAACAAAGAAAAAAATTTAAGTAA
- the aroB gene encoding 3-dehydroquinate synthase, with protein sequence MEILNVGLGENSYDIVIGKNFFEKFPEYIEKIYNGKKLFVITDSNVDKIYRNQYKKMFKGFDYAIYVLEAGEKNKHIGIMPGIYSAMVNAGLTRKDMVVAFGGGVVGDIAGFAAASYMRGIGFIQIPTTIVSQVDSSVGGKVGVDLPEGKNLVGAFHQPKLVLIDNYFLNTLTDRYFYDGFAEIVKYGCIYDKKFFDRLVEIVETVGVSYDDENYKQKLREHLMKYVNEIVYRSCEIKKEVVEKDEKESNLRMILNFGHTIGHAIEQFTNYEKYSHGEAISAGMMDITKIGEKKGFTKKDEFLKIEKLLKALNLPTEIEYPKDKISEIMKRDKKSTSDGINFVILKEIGKVKIMKIGEKEIFE encoded by the coding sequence ATGGAAATATTGAATGTTGGATTAGGAGAAAATTCTTATGATATTGTAATTGGAAAAAATTTTTTTGAGAAATTTCCTGAATATATCGAAAAAATTTATAATGGCAAAAAATTATTTGTAATTACTGATTCTAATGTGGATAAAATTTATAGGAATCAATATAAGAAGATGTTTAAAGGCTTTGATTATGCAATTTATGTGCTGGAAGCTGGAGAGAAAAATAAGCATATTGGGATAATGCCAGGAATTTATTCTGCAATGGTAAATGCAGGGCTTACGAGAAAGGATATGGTTGTTGCATTTGGTGGCGGAGTTGTTGGAGATATTGCCGGATTTGCAGCTGCCAGTTATATGCGTGGGATTGGATTTATACAGATACCGACGACGATTGTTTCACAGGTTGACAGCAGTGTTGGAGGAAAAGTTGGAGTTGACTTGCCTGAAGGGAAAAATCTTGTTGGGGCGTTTCATCAGCCGAAACTTGTTTTAATTGACAATTATTTTTTGAATACATTGACAGACAGATATTTTTACGACGGATTTGCTGAAATTGTGAAATATGGATGTATTTATGATAAGAAGTTTTTTGACAGACTTGTGGAAATTGTAGAAACAGTAGGCGTTTCCTATGATGATGAAAATTATAAACAGAAATTACGTGAGCATCTGATGAAGTATGTGAATGAGATTGTTTACCGTTCATGTGAGATAAAAAAGGAAGTTGTGGAAAAAGATGAGAAGGAAAGCAATTTGAGAATGATATTGAATTTTGGGCATACTATCGGACATGCAATAGAGCAGTTTACAAATTATGAGAAATACTCCCATGGAGAAGCAATCTCTGCTGGAATGATGGACATTACAAAAATTGGGGAGAAAAAAGGGTTTACTAAAAAGGATGAATTTTTAAAAATTGAAAAATTGTTGAAGGCATTGAATTTACCGACTGAGATTGAATATCCGAAAGACAAGATTTCTGAAATTATGAAAAGAGATAAGAAAAGTACAAGTGATGGAATTAATTTTGTAATTCTAAAGGAAATTGGGAAAGTTAAGATTATGAAGATTGGGGAAAAGGAGATTTTTGAGTAA
- a CDS encoding type B 50S ribosomal protein L31, with amino-acid sequence MKKDLHPSYGFVVFEDTSNGEKFLGKSTKTSKETTTFEGQEYPVIKVATSSTSHPFYTGKSKFVDETGRVDKFKKKYNL; translated from the coding sequence ATGAAAAAAGATTTACATCCATCATACGGATTTGTAGTATTTGAAGATACAAGTAACGGAGAAAAATTCTTAGGAAAATCAACTAAAACTTCTAAAGAAACTACAACTTTTGAAGGGCAAGAATATCCAGTAATAAAAGTTGCAACAAGTTCAACTTCTCACCCATTCTATACTGGAAAATCTAAATTTGTTGATGAAACTGGAAGAGTTGATAAATTTAAGAAAAAATACAACTTATAA
- a CDS encoding DUF2262 domain-containing protein translates to MCKAIIDEIFGEIKNFETEVEWLGRKISVSFDGGIESDWNEEKKVEEVKEAVEQFKIMYLNQKEWDTKMKDLVSDYGKDGVMDWLCVDDEEELEEFIENIHENSEIELSEEEIEELKREIVPERVFRSCIYLQGLWVTADGDFTAFYYDNDIFFLGHAIMLSGNINGELNCDGEVG, encoded by the coding sequence GTGTGTAAAGCAATTATAGATGAAATTTTTGGAGAAATAAAAAATTTTGAAACTGAAGTTGAGTGGCTTGGGAGAAAAATAAGTGTGAGTTTTGATGGTGGAATTGAGAGTGATTGGAATGAAGAGAAAAAAGTAGAGGAAGTTAAAGAGGCGGTTGAACAATTTAAAATTATGTATCTCAATCAAAAAGAATGGGACACAAAAATGAAAGATTTGGTAAGTGATTATGGGAAAGACGGAGTTATGGATTGGCTTTGTGTTGACGATGAAGAAGAATTGGAAGAATTTATTGAGAATATTCATGAAAATTCAGAGATTGAATTATCAGAGGAAGAAATTGAAGAATTGAAGAGAGAAATAGTTCCTGAAAGAGTATTTAGAAGTTGTATTTATTTGCAAGGTTTATGGGTAACTGCTGATGGAGATTTTACAGCATTTTATTATGACAATGACATATTTTTTCTTGGACATGCTATTATGTTAAGTGGAAATATTAATGGAGAGTTGAATTGTGATGGTGAAGTAGGATAA
- the aroC gene encoding chorismate synthase has product MAANFGKNYKISIFGESHGSALGVNIDGIPAGTELNLEFISQEMRRRAPGRSKLTTPRVEKDEFEILSGFFDGKTTGTPLAMIIRNSNQRSKDYSELKRKPRPGHADWSGFNRYNGFNDIRGSGHFSGRITASLVFAGAIAKQILKEQGILIAAHIKSVKDIEDRDFVESDITEENINKLRNMTLPVLNEEIVEKIEKAVEKTREEKNSLGGIVELMVTGLTAGIGDPYFESMESELSRMIFSVPATKGIEFGAGFGITEMTGYEANDEMFYDEKGNIKSFTNNNGGIIGGITTGMPISFKVAIKPTASIEKAQKTVNLETKQNDILEVRGRHDPIIVPRVVPVLEAATAIVILDRILEGKKRGL; this is encoded by the coding sequence ATGGCAGCAAATTTTGGAAAAAATTATAAAATATCAATTTTTGGTGAATCACATGGTAGTGCATTGGGAGTAAATATTGACGGAATTCCGGCAGGAACGGAGCTAAATTTGGAATTTATTTCGCAGGAAATGAGAAGAAGAGCGCCAGGAAGATCAAAATTGACAACACCTAGAGTGGAAAAGGATGAATTTGAGATTTTGAGCGGATTTTTTGATGGAAAAACTACAGGAACGCCACTTGCGATGATTATTAGAAATTCAAACCAGCGTTCAAAGGATTACAGTGAATTAAAAAGAAAGCCAAGACCGGGACATGCAGACTGGAGCGGATTTAACAGATATAACGGATTTAATGATATTCGTGGAAGCGGACATTTTTCTGGGAGAATAACAGCTTCATTGGTATTTGCTGGAGCAATTGCAAAACAAATTTTGAAGGAGCAGGGGATTTTAATTGCAGCACACATCAAATCGGTAAAGGATATTGAAGATAGAGATTTTGTGGAAAGCGATATTACAGAAGAAAATATTAATAAACTCAGAAATATGACTTTACCTGTCTTGAATGAGGAAATTGTAGAAAAAATTGAAAAGGCTGTAGAAAAAACTAGGGAAGAAAAGAATTCACTTGGTGGAATTGTAGAACTTATGGTTACAGGACTTACTGCGGGAATAGGAGATCCATATTTTGAATCAATGGAAAGCGAACTTTCGAGAATGATTTTCTCGGTGCCAGCTACAAAGGGAATAGAATTTGGAGCAGGCTTTGGAATTACAGAAATGACAGGGTACGAAGCAAATGATGAGATGTTTTACGATGAAAAAGGAAATATAAAATCATTTACAAATAATAACGGTGGAATCATAGGTGGAATAACGACTGGAATGCCAATATCATTCAAGGTGGCAATAAAACCCACAGCTTCAATAGAAAAAGCACAAAAAACTGTAAATCTTGAAACAAAGCAAAATGATATTTTAGAAGTACGAGGAAGACATGATCCAATAATAGTACCGAGAGTAGTGCCAGTACTGGAGGCGGCTACGGCAATTGTAATTTTGGATAGAATTTTGGAAGGGAAAAAGAGAGGATTGTAA
- a CDS encoding GNAT family N-acetyltransferase: MENNFENKKYLKTLVGDNVYLSPISLDDVEKYAEMVNDIKVSVGLGYLSYTNIIDFESEKEFLISVKKEKMFAVRLLENDDLLGNIGFNSVDLLNRTATMGIMLGNSNYQRKGYGIEAVKLILDYGFSFLNLRNISLSVFEYNEAAYNLYKKAGFKEVGRLRKAVEIMGKTYDVIIMDMLKEEFQSVYIKRELEKRYNLK, encoded by the coding sequence ATGGAAAACAATTTTGAAAATAAAAAATATTTAAAAACATTAGTTGGTGACAATGTTTATCTTTCGCCAATTTCTCTTGATGATGTTGAAAAATACGCTGAAATGGTTAATGATATAAAAGTTTCGGTTGGTTTGGGCTATCTTTCTTATACTAATATCATAGATTTCGAAAGTGAAAAGGAATTTTTAATTTCAGTAAAAAAAGAAAAAATGTTTGCTGTTAGGCTACTTGAAAATGATGATCTTTTGGGAAATATTGGATTTAATTCAGTAGATTTGCTAAATCGTACGGCAACAATGGGAATTATGCTTGGAAATTCTAATTATCAAAGAAAAGGATATGGAATAGAAGCTGTAAAATTAATACTTGACTATGGCTTTTCATTTTTAAATTTGAGAAATATATCATTAAGTGTATTTGAATATAACGAAGCAGCTTATAATTTATATAAAAAAGCTGGTTTTAAGGAAGTTGGAAGATTGCGTAAAGCAGTTGAGATTATGGGAAAAACTTATGATGTGATTATAATGGATATGTTAAAAGAAGAATTTCAGTCGGTTTATATAAAAAGGGAACTTGAAAAAAGATATAATTTGAAATAA